The Gammaproteobacteria bacterium genome window below encodes:
- a CDS encoding haloacid dehalogenase type II has protein sequence MEKNKAFVFNAYGAVLDTYLPFEEYKDQLGEHALVIYKLWRSKRLQYSSQLSLMNRYTSYDLISKYALEFACDVYGVKDAAIKKNILEAHSKLDCYPDVKDVLQALKDAGKTTAVLSNGSPQKLSSALKNAGLDNLLDGIYSTEQIKTYKPSPAVYEFVEEKLALPRNKICFVSSNSWDIAGAASYGFNSVWINRYKRTPEHLPYQADKEISKLSELTSIVL, from the coding sequence ATGGAAAAAAATAAAGCATTTGTTTTTAACGCATACGGCGCAGTCTTAGATACTTATCTTCCATTTGAAGAATATAAAGATCAACTTGGCGAGCATGCATTAGTAATTTATAAATTATGGCGATCAAAACGTCTTCAATATTCTTCGCAACTCAGTTTAATGAATCGTTATACGAGTTACGACTTAATTAGCAAATACGCGCTTGAATTTGCATGCGATGTGTACGGTGTAAAAGATGCTGCGATTAAGAAAAATATTCTTGAAGCACATTCAAAGTTAGATTGCTATCCTGATGTAAAAGATGTCTTACAAGCATTGAAAGATGCAGGTAAAACTACAGCCGTTTTATCTAATGGCTCACCACAAAAATTAAGCTCTGCCCTAAAGAATGCTGGATTAGATAATCTATTAGACGGAATATACTCTACAGAGCAAATTAAGACCTACAAGCCATCCCCTGCTGTGTATGAATTTGTTGAAGAGAAGCTCGCTTTGCCTCGAAATAAGATCTGTTTTGTATCTTCAAATTCATGGGATATTGCCGGTGCTGCTTCGTATGGTTTTAACTCAGTGTGGATCAATCGGTATAAACGAACCCCAGAGCATTTACCCTATCAGGCAGATAAAGAAATTAGTAAATTGTCAGAATTAACAAGTATTGTGCTATAA
- the soxY gene encoding thiosulfate oxidation carrier protein SoxY, producing the protein MLANTQIFQILINDEDVMNISKRKFIQGSLYSGVFAVLGKATFLQSAFAEYPTAAFDETEYEPALKGLIGDAEMQEGNVTLDAPEIAENGATVPVKVSTDLDNVEWISILGDKNPRPWISRFYFHGKSKPFVSTRIKLRESSNVVAIVKADGKLYTSKSAVKVTAGGCV; encoded by the coding sequence ATGCTAGCTAACACACAAATATTTCAAATTTTAATAAATGATGAGGATGTCATGAATATTTCAAAAAGAAAATTTATTCAAGGTAGCTTGTATTCAGGTGTATTTGCTGTTCTTGGCAAAGCCACTTTTCTACAGTCTGCATTTGCAGAATATCCGACCGCTGCTTTTGATGAAACCGAATATGAACCTGCACTTAAAGGACTAATTGGTGATGCGGAAATGCAAGAAGGGAACGTCACACTGGATGCGCCTGAAATTGCTGAAAATGGTGCAACGGTTCCTGTAAAAGTATCTACCGATTTAGACAACGTTGAGTGGATCAGTATATTGGGTGACAAGAACCCTCGCCCTTGGATCTCTCGTTTCTATTTTCATGGCAAATCTAAACCATTTGTATCTACGCGCATTAAATTACGTGAGTCTTCAAATGTTGTAGCAATTGTTAAAGCGGATGGAAAACTATATACCAGCAAAAGCGCAGTTAAAGTAACTGCTGGCGGCTGCGTTTAA
- the soxZ gene encoding thiosulfate oxidation carrier complex protein SoxZ, with amino-acid sequence MADEMKIRAKLKDGITTVKAIMYHTMESGSRKDKETGELIPAHFIKEVKAELNGEMIISAEWGTGVSKNPYWSFEFEGGNAGDTVKITWTDNLGESGIGEAQIK; translated from the coding sequence ATGGCTGATGAAATGAAAATTAGAGCAAAATTAAAAGATGGCATTACAACCGTTAAAGCTATTATGTACCACACTATGGAATCGGGTAGTCGAAAAGATAAGGAAACGGGTGAATTAATCCCTGCTCACTTTATTAAAGAAGTTAAAGCTGAGTTAAATGGCGAAATGATCATCTCCGCCGAATGGGGAACGGGGGTTTCAAAAAACCCTTATTGGTCTTTTGAGTTTGAAGGCGGTAATGCCGGCGACACCGTTAAAATAACTTGGACCGATAATCTTGGCGAATCGGGTATAGGCGAAGCCCAAATCAAATAA
- a CDS encoding DUF11 domain-containing protein, with the protein MRAMLFVSRLLLALITVFAVTNVWSHNKTQLVNWSVEKELEQSLVYINDASPWPTKTGQLVASNSKYYLADLSLHKTVNNHTPKIGEVVTFTITVNNAGPKGADYSIEDVVPSGYSHINHINNGGTLSGNAITWKGQWIDAYESQTFIFYAKVNTPDCKAIDQYKNVAQVTYSNKPDPDSTPNNDDGDQSEDDEDYATVVPDTNICDQVADLSLHKSEDNSQPWVGEQVTFTITINNDGPDAATNVGISDVVPAGYNNIANISNAGVATGNTINWSIANIAVNESATVTFTADVLTPTGTANEYLNTAQVSASDQLDPDSTPGNDDGDQSEDDEDNAVVVPNVGQGSADLSLTKDVNNATPNVGDTVTFTINVANAGPDAATNVGISDVVPAGYNNIANISNAGVATGNTINWSIANIAVNESATVTFTADVLTPTGTANEYLNTAQVSASDQLDPDSTPGNDDGDQSEDDEDNAVVVPNVGQGSADLSLTKDVNNATPNVGDTVTFTINVANAGPDAATNVGISDVVPAGYNNIANISNAGVATGNTINWSIANIAVNESATVTFTADVLTPTGTANEYLNTAQVSASDQLDPDSTPDNDDGDQSEDDEDNAFISPLVDPTGFFYCEDTGQILTGGSIAFAGGIVNVGADGSTGEYQVDFLPVAVGTLYTMTVTPPPGTILSVTRPVNPTPIDPIVAGPPLIIGSDELGTSGFLADFTVGANTPWYDTFTIDPGDQLMLNNNIPVTNCATTVIQLRKIAADESVTIGSLAQYEIRARATLPVPLTDIDIEDNIPGGFSYVDGSAVLIRAGTDGVLDTGDDVVTSAVVTGTDPITFEDIDFAIGEELLVRYFLQVSSGVVEGTYENIAQCFNENRIPLCNTTQASVQVSQDPILEKATIIGKVYADRDEDGWQDNANATNIVVKVQGDEGIGQQVESLTGRADHTDPIEDHQASISVALPADKSVPVKITTDEGTILLVDHTGKVTEQHVGKKSKGLTAQDLRISSSIRNGSMDLIITNYGIHETGIPGVRLATVEGLLVETDEYGRYHLADIDGGRWERGRNFILKADPSTLPEGSEFTTENPRVLRITQGLMSKINFGVKLPKQDPVYKKLMKEREVVREEEVIETRELTGIVDPVHFESGKADIPDSYIKQLQRAINSLSSKDNVRISVIGHTDIQRLSERTAAKFSDNYGLSNARADQVANELSEALNINRSSIEISGRGPDDPIATNNTLAGMAQNRRVEINVLYDEKVIKRTTKTISERVAAGRSDVQLPRGGRVWVVEDPSKVDPRLDIQFHSAVSINENGTSSPVTFNSYSNYLAFLKRWEVDVYNDSDFDLINPIATIKGDRNNFLQIHTLSFNQGILLEKSLWYVLRVYDAENRMDETVPKRIAVIDDNLNGFEPLTEEQRIQIANGLIGKSSLNNQRIPIHGSRVRINGSGINRSHVLKVGDLMVSISHKGTFATEQHLPTGTHTFAINVSDGIDETMDRDLSVDVTGEHFFMVGLANLTVGENNLSGSVEALGEDDHFDEDVWIDGRLAFYLKGKVKGKYLITAQLDTTEDELHNLGDRLDDEDPSRIFRQLDPDQYYAVYGDDSITIDDTDSQGMFYLRVDWDKSMALWGNYNTDITGTEFAQYNRSLYGAKVEHRNINTTDFGDHKHEIHAFASQAQNVAAHNEFIATGGSLYYLRNTEVVQGSEKIWVEVRNRDTEQVTENITLTQGEDYDIDYLQGRVILTRPLTQVDFGNGPSIIRDEPLEGDDVFLLVDYEYNPDSFDADDVTAGLRGKAWLNKYIGLGGTYVSEERDGEDYELKGADVTLKAGKGTYIKLEYAESDAIQTSQSLISNNGGISFGQQATVDDQDSKAEAYGIEARANFAEMTDNEHEGYLMAWWKDRDAGFSSTARIDDGIETSDIGLEGEYRATQNLTLSTRITNLDKESINELTTASIQADYSLSDRLTVGAELRHEDEDDDTFGNSKATLGGLGLRYKFNRETELYTTGQLVLSDSGEYQDNAGFTVGASRQVTSKLALKGEVFTGDRGEAFILGGEYAVTPNSNISINAGFGEGAATQVGTNYTTASGLELYGSYAVDPDRTDSGANKYTFGTKRKLQNGLQIYSESQFGEGDDEQSIGRTYGLDYDVTEEWRLSASLQTNDVELSTGDVDRRAATIGARFKNDSVRFGTVLEYREDDDQTSDLDNSQWVTSNTVEWQKSESLRLLGKLDLSATHSDRNKNDEAKYAEFDLGFAYRPAFDDRLNVLGKYTYLYDLGTSGQEDSTTDERSHIFSLEGLYDLNQKWEVGAKYAHREGDVRFSRGSGEWFESGAHLAVIRSRYHFIKKWDALIEYRWLEAESEDNDKLGFLVGAYGHIGNNFKVGAGYNFTDFDDDLTDQDYESDGWFFDVVGKY; encoded by the coding sequence ATGAGAGCGATGCTGTTCGTTTCTCGTTTGCTATTGGCGTTAATAACAGTATTTGCTGTTACTAATGTTTGGTCTCATAACAAGACTCAATTAGTAAACTGGTCAGTGGAAAAAGAATTAGAGCAATCGTTGGTGTATATCAACGATGCTAGTCCGTGGCCAACTAAAACAGGGCAACTAGTAGCTAGCAATAGTAAATACTACCTGGCAGATTTATCACTTCATAAGACTGTAAATAATCACACACCAAAAATAGGCGAGGTAGTTACATTTACTATCACCGTTAATAACGCAGGGCCAAAAGGTGCAGATTATTCGATTGAAGATGTTGTGCCAAGTGGTTACAGCCATATTAATCATATAAATAATGGCGGAACGTTAAGTGGAAATGCTATTACCTGGAAAGGACAATGGATAGATGCTTACGAGTCTCAAACATTTATATTCTATGCAAAAGTTAACACGCCTGACTGCAAAGCGATTGATCAGTATAAAAATGTAGCCCAAGTAACCTATAGTAATAAGCCAGACCCGGACTCCACACCAAACAATGATGATGGCGATCAAAGTGAAGATGACGAAGATTATGCAACGGTTGTTCCTGACACTAATATATGTGATCAAGTTGCCGATCTATCACTTCATAAGAGTGAGGATAATTCCCAGCCTTGGGTAGGTGAACAGGTAACCTTCACCATTACAATCAACAATGATGGCCCGGATGCCGCCACCAATGTAGGCATCAGTGATGTGGTACCTGCCGGCTACAACAACATTGCCAACATTAGTAACGCAGGAGTCGCCACCGGCAACACCATCAACTGGTCGATTGCCAACATCGCGGTCAACGAGAGTGCGACCGTAACGTTTACGGCGGATGTACTTACACCCACCGGCACGGCAAATGAATACTTAAACACCGCACAAGTCAGTGCCAGTGATCAACTGGATCCGGACTCGACTCCAGGCAATGATGATGGCGATCAAAGTGAAGATGATGAAGACAATGCGGTGGTGGTGCCGAACGTGGGTCAAGGCAGTGCGGATCTATCATTGACCAAAGATGTTAACAACGCGACCCCGAATGTAGGCGACACCGTAACCTTCACGATTAATGTAGCCAACGCCGGCCCGGATGCCGCCACCAATGTAGGCATCAGTGATGTGGTACCTGCCGGCTACAACAACATTGCCAACATTAGTAACGCAGGAGTCGCCACCGGCAACACCATCAACTGGTCGATTGCCAACATCGCGGTCAACGAGAGTGCGACCGTAACGTTTACGGCGGATGTACTTACACCCACCGGCACGGCAAATGAATACTTAAACACCGCACAAGTCAGTGCCAGTGATCAACTGGATCCGGACTCGACTCCAGGCAATGATGATGGCGATCAAAGTGAAGATGATGAAGACAATGCGGTGGTGGTGCCGAACGTGGGTCAAGGCAGTGCGGATCTATCATTGACCAAAGATGTTAACAACGCGACCCCGAATGTAGGCGACACCGTAACCTTCACGATTAATGTAGCCAACGCCGGCCCGGATGCCGCCACCAATGTAGGCATCAGTGATGTGGTACCTGCCGGCTACAACAACATTGCCAACATTAGTAACGCAGGAGTCGCCACCGGCAACACCATCAACTGGTCGATTGCCAACATCGCGGTCAACGAGAGTGCGACCGTAACGTTTACGGCGGATGTACTTACACCCACCGGCACGGCAAATGAATACTTAAACACCGCACAAGTCAGTGCCAGTGATCAACTGGATCCGGACTCGACTCCAGACAATGATGATGGCGATCAAAGTGAAGATGATGAAGACAATGCTTTTATATCACCATTAGTGGATCCTACTGGGTTTTTCTACTGTGAAGATACGGGACAAATATTAACTGGTGGTTCAATCGCTTTTGCTGGTGGTATCGTTAACGTAGGTGCAGATGGCTCTACCGGAGAGTACCAAGTAGATTTTTTACCGGTTGCTGTAGGCACTTTGTATACAATGACCGTTACACCTCCGCCTGGGACTATATTAAGCGTAACTAGGCCTGTAAATCCTACACCAATTGATCCAATAGTAGCGGGTCCACCATTAATAATTGGTAGTGATGAACTCGGTACATCTGGATTTTTAGCAGACTTTACGGTTGGTGCTAATACCCCATGGTATGACACATTTACGATTGATCCAGGAGATCAACTGATGCTAAACAATAATATACCTGTAACTAATTGTGCAACGACCGTAATTCAATTGCGAAAAATAGCTGCAGATGAATCAGTCACGATAGGAAGTTTAGCGCAATATGAAATACGCGCTAGAGCCACGTTACCGGTTCCGCTAACGGATATAGATATAGAGGATAATATACCTGGCGGCTTTAGCTACGTAGATGGATCTGCGGTTCTGATTCGCGCTGGAACGGATGGTGTACTCGACACAGGTGATGATGTAGTTACAAGTGCGGTCGTGACAGGTACAGATCCAATAACTTTTGAAGACATAGACTTCGCAATTGGTGAAGAATTATTAGTTCGTTATTTCTTACAAGTAAGTTCTGGAGTGGTTGAAGGCACATACGAAAATATTGCACAGTGTTTTAATGAAAATAGAATTCCATTATGTAATACCACTCAAGCTTCAGTGCAGGTGTCTCAAGATCCTATTTTAGAAAAAGCTACAATCATTGGTAAAGTTTATGCGGATCGTGATGAAGATGGCTGGCAAGATAATGCTAATGCAACCAATATTGTTGTAAAAGTACAAGGTGATGAAGGAATAGGTCAACAAGTAGAAAGTTTAACGGGTCGTGCTGATCACACAGACCCAATTGAGGATCATCAAGCGAGTATATCGGTTGCACTTCCTGCAGATAAATCTGTACCAGTGAAAATAACAACGGACGAAGGTACCATTTTATTAGTTGATCATACGGGTAAGGTAACTGAACAACATGTTGGCAAAAAATCTAAAGGTTTAACGGCACAAGATCTGCGCATAAGCTCGTCCATTCGTAATGGAAGTATGGACCTCATCATTACCAACTATGGAATTCACGAGACAGGAATTCCTGGCGTTCGTTTAGCAACTGTTGAAGGATTGTTGGTTGAAACCGATGAATACGGCCGTTATCACTTGGCAGACATTGATGGTGGAAGATGGGAAAGAGGGCGTAACTTCATACTTAAAGCAGACCCATCAACTCTTCCTGAGGGTTCTGAGTTTACAACTGAAAATCCTAGAGTATTGAGAATTACTCAAGGATTGATGAGTAAGATTAATTTTGGGGTGAAATTACCTAAGCAAGATCCTGTCTATAAAAAATTAATGAAAGAACGTGAAGTAGTGCGAGAAGAAGAAGTGATTGAAACGCGCGAGCTTACGGGCATCGTTGACCCAGTTCATTTTGAATCGGGTAAAGCGGACATTCCTGATAGTTATATTAAACAGCTGCAACGCGCGATAAATAGTTTGTCTAGCAAAGATAATGTAAGAATAAGTGTTATTGGGCATACCGATATACAGCGATTATCGGAACGAACTGCTGCAAAATTTTCAGACAACTATGGTTTGTCTAACGCTAGAGCCGATCAAGTAGCAAATGAATTAAGTGAAGCATTAAACATAAATCGCAGCAGCATAGAAATATCTGGTCGCGGGCCAGATGACCCTATCGCTACTAATAATACATTAGCCGGTATGGCACAAAATAGAAGAGTAGAGATAAACGTACTATATGATGAAAAAGTAATAAAGCGGACTACCAAAACGATTAGTGAACGAGTTGCGGCTGGAAGAAGTGATGTACAGCTACCGCGTGGTGGAAGAGTGTGGGTGGTAGAAGATCCATCTAAAGTAGATCCAAGACTTGATATTCAATTTCATAGTGCCGTAAGCATAAATGAGAATGGCACTTCATCTCCGGTAACATTCAACAGCTACAGCAACTACCTAGCATTTTTAAAGAGATGGGAAGTGGATGTTTATAACGATTCTGATTTTGATTTAATAAATCCCATTGCAACGATTAAAGGTGATAGAAATAATTTCCTACAAATTCATACACTCAGTTTTAATCAAGGAATTTTGTTAGAAAAATCACTTTGGTACGTGCTGCGTGTATACGATGCAGAAAATAGAATGGATGAAACCGTTCCAAAACGTATTGCGGTTATAGATGACAATCTAAACGGATTCGAACCTTTAACCGAAGAGCAACGTATTCAAATTGCTAATGGTTTGATTGGAAAATCAAGTCTTAATAATCAAAGAATTCCAATTCATGGCTCACGTGTGCGTATTAATGGAAGTGGAATCAATAGAAGCCATGTGTTGAAAGTTGGCGACTTAATGGTATCAATTTCTCATAAAGGCACTTTTGCTACTGAACAGCATCTACCTACTGGAACGCATACATTTGCTATAAATGTGAGTGATGGAATTGATGAAACCATGGATCGTGACCTGAGTGTCGATGTAACGGGAGAGCACTTCTTTATGGTCGGGTTAGCCAATCTCACAGTGGGTGAAAATAATTTGTCTGGTAGCGTAGAAGCACTGGGTGAAGATGATCACTTTGATGAAGATGTTTGGATTGATGGCCGCTTAGCGTTCTATCTGAAAGGCAAGGTAAAGGGTAAATACTTAATCACAGCCCAATTGGATACCACCGAAGATGAATTACATAATTTAGGTGATCGTTTAGATGATGAAGATCCTAGCCGCATATTCCGCCAATTAGATCCTGATCAATACTATGCAGTGTATGGGGATGATTCGATCACAATTGATGATACCGATAGCCAAGGAATGTTCTATCTTCGTGTGGATTGGGATAAGAGTATGGCGTTGTGGGGTAACTACAATACCGATATTACAGGAACAGAGTTTGCGCAATACAATCGTAGTTTATATGGAGCCAAAGTAGAGCACCGAAATATAAACACAACTGATTTTGGTGATCATAAGCATGAAATTCATGCATTTGCATCGCAGGCACAAAATGTTGCAGCCCATAATGAATTTATAGCGACTGGTGGATCACTTTACTACTTAAGAAATACTGAGGTCGTGCAAGGTTCTGAAAAAATATGGGTGGAAGTGCGAAATCGTGACACGGAACAGGTCACAGAAAATATTACGTTAACGCAAGGTGAAGATTACGACATTGACTACCTACAAGGTCGCGTTATTCTTACCCGTCCGTTAACTCAAGTGGATTTTGGTAATGGCCCATCAATAATTCGTGATGAGCCACTTGAAGGTGACGATGTATTCTTATTGGTAGATTATGAATACAACCCGGATAGTTTTGATGCAGATGATGTTACGGCAGGCCTTCGTGGTAAGGCTTGGTTGAACAAATATATAGGCCTTGGTGGAACCTATGTCAGTGAAGAGCGTGATGGTGAAGATTATGAGTTGAAGGGTGCTGATGTAACATTGAAAGCAGGTAAGGGCACGTACATTAAGCTCGAGTATGCAGAAAGCGATGCGATACAAACGAGCCAAAGCCTGATATCTAATAACGGCGGTATTAGTTTCGGTCAACAAGCTACGGTTGATGACCAAGATAGTAAAGCAGAAGCGTATGGTATTGAAGCCCGCGCTAACTTTGCTGAAATGACAGACAATGAGCATGAAGGTTATCTCATGGCTTGGTGGAAAGATCGTGACGCTGGATTTTCATCTACAGCAAGAATCGATGATGGAATTGAAACCAGTGATATTGGTTTAGAGGGTGAATATCGTGCCACACAAAACTTAACATTGAGCACACGAATTACGAATCTTGATAAAGAAAGTATTAATGAATTAACCACTGCGAGTATTCAGGCAGATTATTCATTATCGGATCGCTTAACGGTAGGTGCTGAATTACGTCATGAAGACGAAGACGATGATACGTTTGGTAATAGTAAAGCAACATTAGGTGGCCTAGGTTTGCGTTACAAATTCAACCGTGAAACAGAGCTGTATACAACTGGGCAACTTGTTTTGAGTGATAGTGGCGAATATCAAGACAATGCAGGTTTCACAGTAGGCGCAAGCAGACAAGTTACTTCCAAACTTGCATTAAAAGGCGAGGTCTTTACAGGTGATCGTGGCGAAGCATTTATTCTAGGTGGTGAGTATGCGGTAACACCCAATTCAAATATCAGTATTAATGCTGGTTTTGGTGAAGGTGCTGCGACACAAGTTGGAACCAATTACACCACGGCAAGCGGCTTAGAGCTTTATGGAAGTTATGCAGTTGATCCAGATCGTACAGATAGTGGAGCAAATAAATATACCTTCGGAACAAAGCGAAAGTTACAAAACGGTTTGCAAATATATTCCGAAAGTCAGTTTGGGGAAGGGGATGACGAGCAAAGCATTGGACGCACGTATGGTCTTGATTATGATGTAACAGAAGAATGGCGTTTAAGCGCATCATTGCAAACCAATGATGTAGAGCTCAGTACAGGCGACGTAGATAGGCGCGCCGCTACCATTGGCGCAAGATTTAAGAATGATTCAGTTCGATTTGGAACAGTACTTGAATATCGTGAAGATGATGATCAAACATCAGATCTGGATAATAGCCAGTGGGTAACCAGTAACACGGTTGAATGGCAAAAGAGTGAAAGCCTAAGGTTGCTTGGTAAATTAGATTTATCTGCCACACATAGCGATCGCAATAAAAATGATGAAGCAAAGTACGCAGAATTTGATTTAGGCTTTGCTTATAGACCTGCATTTGACGATCGCTTAAATGTGCTGGGGAAATATACCTACCTATATGATTTGGGAACGAGTGGGCAAGAGGATTCAACTACTGATGAGCGAAGTCATATTTTCTCACTTGAAGGCCTATATGATCTAAATCAGAAATGGGAAGTAGGTGCCAAATATGCTCATCGTGAAGGGGATGTGCGCTTTTCTCGCGGTTCTGGCGAATGGTTTGAGTCTGGTGCGCATTTAGCCGTTATACGATCACGCTATCATTTCATTAAGAAGTGGGATGCGTTAATTGAATATCGCTGGTTAGAAGCTGAATCTGAGGACAATGATAAACTTGGGTTCCTAGTGGGCGCCTATGGCCATATAGGCAATAACTTCAAAGTAGGTGCAGGATATAACTTTACAGACTTTGATGATGATCTAACGGATCAAGATTATGAGAGTGATGGTTGGTTCTTTGATGTGGTTGGAAAATACTAG
- a CDS encoding transporter: MRAITQLLHKANYYLISILVLIMSSTAFSAGFQISEQSGTGLGRAFAGFGVINDDLSNAFYNPAGLTLKEGTQIQVSGYLIDGKSRFSTDDGATNLDFRGFGIPVLSPNGGSNDDGATFGVVPNLYFKMDLTDRIVYGFSITAPFGLATDYDRDWVGRYQAKESDLLTVNINPSLAYKVSDSFSIGAGLVAEYAKATLSQALSNGPAVPPAPPFPASADGFSEVKGDDWSYGWNIGFMYHPDPTFRAGIGYRSKIAHKLDGDENDITGVPTLGGNFSADVSARATLPETIHAGIYKEINKWGLSLGFRWTRWNRLQEIVIQTDGLPDSTLELNWDNVYSANIGVDYFYSDKWTFRAGYMFDESPTNDRDRTPRIPDEDRNWFAIGASYHPNDHLQLDVGYTHILIDDAEVNLATPIAGDMATSNLVGEYEDPNVNILSLQAVYKF; the protein is encoded by the coding sequence ATGAGAGCCATAACTCAATTGCTGCATAAAGCCAATTATTATCTTATTTCCATTCTTGTTTTAATAATGTCATCCACTGCATTTAGTGCAGGTTTTCAAATTAGTGAGCAAAGCGGAACTGGTCTAGGGCGTGCTTTTGCTGGATTTGGTGTCATCAACGACGATCTTTCGAATGCCTTTTATAACCCAGCTGGTTTGACCTTGAAAGAGGGCACTCAAATTCAGGTATCGGGTTATTTGATTGATGGTAAATCTAGGTTTTCTACTGATGATGGAGCAACCAATTTAGATTTTAGAGGATTTGGTATACCGGTTCTTTCGCCAAATGGAGGATCTAACGATGATGGTGCTACATTTGGAGTGGTCCCAAATTTATATTTCAAAATGGATTTAACGGATAGAATAGTATATGGGTTTTCAATTACAGCGCCTTTTGGTCTCGCAACAGATTATGATCGTGATTGGGTGGGAAGATACCAAGCTAAAGAATCTGATTTGCTTACAGTTAACATAAATCCTTCACTTGCATATAAAGTTTCGGACTCATTTTCAATTGGCGCAGGACTAGTAGCTGAGTATGCTAAAGCTACATTAAGTCAGGCGCTATCGAATGGCCCGGCAGTTCCACCTGCTCCACCATTCCCAGCAAGCGCAGATGGTTTTAGTGAAGTTAAAGGAGATGATTGGTCTTATGGATGGAATATTGGATTTATGTATCATCCAGATCCTACTTTTCGTGCCGGAATTGGATACAGATCCAAGATCGCTCATAAGTTAGATGGAGATGAGAACGATATTACGGGAGTGCCAACATTAGGAGGAAACTTCTCAGCCGATGTTTCTGCAAGAGCGACACTACCAGAAACAATACATGCAGGAATTTATAAAGAAATAAATAAATGGGGCTTGTCTCTTGGTTTTCGATGGACTCGTTGGAATAGACTTCAAGAAATTGTTATTCAAACAGATGGGCTACCAGATTCTACTCTTGAGCTAAATTGGGATAACGTTTACTCAGCAAATATTGGAGTGGACTATTTCTACTCTGATAAATGGACATTCCGCGCAGGTTATATGTTTGATGAATCGCCAACAAATGATCGTGATCGAACTCCTCGAATTCCGGACGAAGACAGAAATTGGTTTGCAATTGGCGCAAGTTATCATCCAAACGATCATCTACAGTTAGATGTGGGATACACACATATATTAATAGATGATGCTGAAGTAAATCTTGCAACCCCAATTGCAGGTGATATGGCAACTAGTAATCTAGTTGGCGAGTATGAAGATCCGAATGTTAATATTCTTAGCCTACAAGCTGTTTATAAATTCTAA